The Streptomyces sp. NBC_00224 genome has a window encoding:
- a CDS encoding DinB family protein, with amino-acid sequence MTDNRVPPPLLAGERETLRAFLDYHRATLAMKCEGLTDDELRAKSMPPSTLSLLGLVRHMAEVERTWFRKVVGGEDITLVYSDVNDYQVAYDASGATRTDAFERWQAEVEHSRRIEREAESLDTVVHASRWETDVSLRLVMVHVMLEYARHNGHADFLREGIDGTVGA; translated from the coding sequence ATGACCGACAACCGCGTCCCGCCGCCCCTGCTCGCCGGTGAGCGCGAGACGCTTCGGGCCTTCCTCGACTACCACCGCGCGACGCTCGCGATGAAGTGCGAGGGCCTGACCGACGACGAACTGCGCGCGAAGTCCATGCCGCCCTCGACGCTCTCGCTGCTCGGTCTCGTACGGCACATGGCGGAGGTGGAGCGCACCTGGTTCCGCAAGGTCGTGGGCGGCGAGGACATCACGCTGGTCTACTCGGACGTCAACGACTACCAGGTGGCGTACGACGCGAGCGGCGCCACCCGGACGGACGCGTTCGAACGGTGGCAGGCCGAGGTCGAGCACTCCCGCCGCATCGAGCGCGAGGCCGAGTCGCTCGACACCGTCGTCCACGCCTCCCGGTGGGAGACGGACGTCTCGCTGCGGCTCGTGATGGTGCACGTGATGCTGGAGTACGCCCGCCACAACGGCCACGCGGACTTCCTGCGCGAGGGGATCGACGGGACGGTCGGGGCGTAG
- a CDS encoding TetR/AcrR family transcriptional regulator, protein MTVDRDQVLRTAAALLSRRSTATMDEVARAAGIGRATLHRHFAGRDALVRALENFGIEQFEAALDAARLDEGPAPDALRRLIAEVEPAAGLLAFLVTENQLFEGDQMNEGWARLDARVSALFRRGQEQGEFRIDLTPAWLTEALYGLIGTCAWAVQVGRVAANDFQYMIVELLLGGARRSVEK, encoded by the coding sequence ATGACCGTGGACCGCGACCAGGTGCTGCGTACGGCAGCCGCCCTGCTCTCCCGCAGATCGACCGCCACGATGGACGAGGTGGCCCGCGCCGCCGGCATCGGGCGCGCCACCCTGCACCGCCACTTCGCCGGCCGCGACGCGCTGGTCAGGGCGCTGGAGAACTTCGGCATCGAGCAGTTCGAAGCCGCCCTGGACGCGGCCCGGCTGGACGAGGGGCCCGCCCCCGACGCGCTGCGCCGGCTGATCGCCGAGGTGGAGCCCGCGGCCGGGCTGCTCGCCTTCCTGGTCACCGAGAACCAGCTCTTCGAGGGCGACCAGATGAACGAGGGCTGGGCCCGGCTGGACGCCCGCGTCTCCGCGCTCTTCCGGCGCGGCCAGGAGCAGGGCGAGTTCCGTATCGACCTCACCCCGGCGTGGCTCACCGAGGCCCTGTACGGCCTGATCGGCACCTGTGCCTGGGCCGTCCAGGTCGGCCGGGTCGCCGCCAACGACTTCCAGTACATGATCGTCGAGTTGCTGCTCGGCGGAGCGCGACGGAGCGTGGAGAAATGA